In one Mucilaginibacter ginsenosidivorax genomic region, the following are encoded:
- a CDS encoding adenylate/guanylate cyclase domain-containing protein: MENNYFMLNPTPAPPDKEQELAILFLDIRNFTGLMEAQSGKTVIQIVRRLFTAFNQIIKKFEGKVVEIAGDSLYAVFGLQTGLKESVNNAYQAAKVMFQTVSLYNEAYDEPYYGGPLEIGVGLHAGKVFVDEFGLDNAPQLSVMGLPVNVASRLQAKTKELNNDMIISEHAYQLLAGGGAIAHYQTVQLQGISGGQQVRLAGKPYSNRNQLNLDYLLAISG, encoded by the coding sequence ATGGAAAATAATTATTTCATGTTGAACCCGACACCTGCTCCCCCAGACAAAGAGCAGGAACTTGCCATCCTGTTTCTCGATATCAGGAACTTCACCGGTTTAATGGAAGCACAGTCTGGCAAAACCGTTATTCAAATTGTGCGCCGTTTGTTCACCGCCTTTAACCAAATCATCAAAAAATTTGAAGGTAAGGTGGTAGAGATAGCGGGAGATAGTTTATATGCCGTGTTTGGCTTACAAACCGGGTTGAAAGAATCTGTAAATAATGCCTACCAGGCCGCCAAAGTAATGTTCCAAACGGTTAGCCTGTACAACGAAGCTTATGACGAACCTTATTATGGAGGCCCGCTCGAGATTGGTGTAGGCCTGCATGCCGGAAAAGTTTTTGTTGACGAGTTTGGGCTGGACAACGCTCCGCAATTATCCGTAATGGGCCTCCCCGTAAACGTTGCATCCAGGCTACAGGCCAAAACTAAAGAGTTGAATAACGACATGATTATTTCCGAGCATGCCTACCAGTTGTTGGCAGGTGGCGGGGCCATCGCCCATTATCAAACCGTGCAGTTGCAGGGGATTAGTGGTGGTCAGCAGGTTCGCCTGGCCGGGAAACCATATAGTAACCGCAATCAACTAAATCTGGACTATTTATTGGCTATTTCCGGGTAA
- the hscB gene encoding Fe-S protein assembly co-chaperone HscB: MNYFEFYGIPESFDIEAAKLKKKFYELSKLYHPDFYAGEDEAKQQEILELSTLNNKAYQVLNDPARRMEYILKLHNLVSEGAKPQLPADFLMEMMDINERLMEVDNSTELASITAEVLAFEADINENLHELTTDYTQLDHTAQEERRIKIANIYYRQKYLLRIKESLDTFAARL, translated from the coding sequence ATGAATTATTTTGAATTTTATGGCATACCCGAATCATTTGATATTGAAGCGGCCAAACTCAAAAAGAAATTTTATGAGCTAAGCAAACTGTATCATCCCGATTTTTATGCAGGCGAAGATGAGGCAAAACAACAGGAAATACTGGAATTATCTACCCTAAATAACAAGGCTTACCAGGTATTAAATGACCCGGCACGCAGAATGGAATACATTTTAAAGCTCCATAACCTGGTTTCTGAGGGCGCAAAACCACAATTACCGGCTGATTTTTTGATGGAAATGATGGATATTAATGAAAGATTGATGGAAGTTGATAACAGCACAGAATTGGCATCAATAACCGCGGAAGTGCTTGCTTTTGAGGCTGATATTAACGAAAACCTTCACGAACTAACAACGGATTATACACAGCTTGACCATACTGCGCAGGAAGAAAGAAGGATAAAAATTGCAAATATTTACTACAGACAAAAATATCTGTTGCGAATTAAAGAGAGTTTAGATACATTTGCAGCCCGCCTGTAA